The following proteins come from a genomic window of Rutidosis leptorrhynchoides isolate AG116_Rl617_1_P2 chromosome 10, CSIRO_AGI_Rlap_v1, whole genome shotgun sequence:
- the LOC139870266 gene encoding triacylglycerol lipase SDP1-like — MSHLRNQVNRFFICYTKVSSWLHSWKLKSMLALLALIAFLLKHYAKSKTNSLISYGKRVIHAAKISDEEILKTCKSDVFDEELIRNKLDELRQRRLNCSIRDIVFFMRADLVRDLGNMCNQELHKGRLLVPKLIEEYIDEVAEQLRMICDYNSDELLLDEKLEFLYETRHAFGRTALLLSGGGSLGFFHVGVVKMLLEHKLLPQIICGSSAGSIICSIIATKSCHELQTFINDTWYSLKFFDQMGGIFNVFKRVMIKGAVHDIRHLQALLRNLTSNLTFQEAYDLTGRVLGITVCSSRKHEPPRCLCYLTSPHVVIWSAVTASCAFPGLFEAQELMAKDSNGEIVPYYPSWGPEEAKNSYFRRWRDGSLEIDLPKMQLKELFNVNQFIVCQANPHIVPILRLKEFMRACGGKLAAKVAHLVEMEVKHRCNQVLEIGGPLGGLAKLFAQDWEGDITIVMPANLAQYSKIIQNPSRTELQIAANQGRSCTQEKLSVIKASCGIELALDECVSILYQTTTCAPPQTTNPIPSGSPDPFHQPDRIPATTELELGNRGDKGMNWTRILQEANGEFVDGLGNKVSSLLSSESSS; from the exons ATGTCACACTTGAGAAATCAGGTTAATCGTTTTTTCATTTGTTATACAAAAGTTAGCTCATGGTTGCATTCATGGAAGTTGAAAAGTATGCTAGCATTACTTGCACTAATAGCATTCTTACTCAAACATTACGCGAAATCAAAAACGAACTCACTAATATCATATGGAAAACGGGTAATTCATGCTGCTAAGATTTCAGATGAAGAAATTTTGAAAACGTGCAAGAGTGATGTTTTTGATGAAGAACTTATTCGGAACAAACTTGATGAACTAAGACAACGTCGTTTGAATTGTTCTATTAGAGATATTGTATTTTTCATGCGGGCTGATCTTGTTAGAGATCTTGGAAATATGTGTAATCAAGAACTTCATAAGGGTAGGCTTCTTGTACCGAAACTTATCGAGGAATACATCGATGAGGTGGCAGAACAATTAAGAATGATTTGTGACTATAATTCCGACGAGCTTCTTCTTGACGAAAAGCTTGAATTTTTATATGAAACGCGACATGCTTTTGGAAGAACCGCTTTGCTTTTAAGTGGTGGTGGTTCTCTTGGATTTTTCCACGTAGGCGTTGTGAAGATGTTACTTGAGCATAAGCTTCTACCTCAAATTATATGCGGGTCTAGCGCGGGGTCCATAATTTGTTCAATTATTGCTACTAAATCGTGTCATGAGCTTCAAACCTTTATCAACGATACATGGTACTCTTTGAAGTTCTTTGATCAAATGGGTGGAATCTTTAATGTTTTTAAAAGGGTTATGATAAAGGGGGCAGTTCATGACATTAGACATTTGCAAGCACTTTTAAGGAATTTGACAAGTAATCTTACATTTCAAGAAGCATATGACTTAACGGGCCGAGTTCTTGGAATCACGGTGTGCTCCTCTCGGAAACATGAACCGCCAAGATGCCTTTGTTACTTGACTTCACCACATGTGGTTATTTGGAGCGCGGTCACCGCTTCTTGTGCTTTTCCCGGGCTTTTTGAAGCTCAAGAATTAATGGCAAAAGATAGTAATGGAGAAATTGTACCTTATTACCCTTCTTGGGGACCCGAAGAGGCTAAAAACAGTTACTTTCGTAGGTGGAGGGACGGTAGTTTGGAGATTGATTTACCGAAGATGCAATTAAAAGAGCTTTTCAATGTAAATCAATTTATTGTGTGTCAAGCAAATCCTCATATTGTTCCGATACTTCGGTTGAAAGAATTCATGAGAGCTTGCGGAGGAAAGCTCGCTGCAAAG GTTGCTCATTTAGTTGAAATGGAGGTCAAGCACCGGTGCAATCAGGTGCTAGAAATTGGTGGACCTTTAGGAGGACTTGCAAAGCTATTTGCTCAAGATTGGGAAGGTGATATTACCATTGTCATGCCAGCCAACCTAGCTCAG TACTCAAAAATCATACAAAATCCATCTCGTACAGAGCTTCAAATTGCGGCAAATCAAGGGAGAAGCTGTACACAGGAGAAGCTTTCGGTCATTAAAGCCAGTTGTGGAATCGAGCTTGCTCTTGATGAGTGTGTTTCAATTCTCTACCAAACAACCACATGTGCAC CCCCCCAAACTACTAACCCAATACCATCTGGATCCCCTGATCCGTTCCACCAACCCGACCGAATACCCGCTACA ACGGAACTTGAACTCGGCAACAGAGGGGATAAAGGGATGAATTGGACAAGAATTCTGCAAGAAGCTAATGGTGAATTTGTTGATGGGTTAGGTAACAAAGTTAGCTCCCTTCTAAGTTCTGAATCAAGCTCTTAA